In one window of Phalacrocorax aristotelis chromosome W, bGulAri2.1, whole genome shotgun sequence DNA:
- the TINCR gene encoding LOW QUALITY PROTEIN: TINCR ubiquitin domain containing (The sequence of the model RefSeq protein was modified relative to this genomic sequence to represent the inferred CDS: deleted 1 base in 1 codon), producing the protein MQHGNWEEQVWQDILSCSEPHLCLPTSQLDIPLCHTGPGELERMDTLRRSLSRWKRYHIKVHLADEDLMMPLTVKPRDTVMDLRAHLVREGITSWKKTFYYNSRQLEEHETLKEANIQNGSVLLLVSNKR; encoded by the exons ATGCAGCACGGCAACTGGGAGGAACAGGTTTGGCAGGACATTTTAAGTTGTTCAGAGCCACATCTCTGC TTACCGACCTCCCAGCTGGATATTCCTCTCTGCCACACTGGccctggtgagctggagaggaTGGACACGCTGCGAAGAAGCCTTTCTCGCTGGAAGAGGTACCACATTAAGGTGCACCTGGCTGACGAGGATCTGATGATGCCCCTGACGGTCAAGCCCAGAGACACAGTGATGGACCTACGGGCTCACTTAGTACGGGAGGGCATCACTTCCTGGAAGAAGACATTTTATTACAACTCCAGGCAGCTCGAGGAGCACGAGACTCTCAAAGAAGCCAATATCCAGAATGGCTCTGTCCTGCTTCTTGTCAGCAATAAAAGGTAG